A stretch of Desulfobacter hydrogenophilus DNA encodes these proteins:
- a CDS encoding aminopeptidase P family protein, with amino-acid sequence MNTQDKLCLLRRKMDEAGVSAVIILNADPHQSEYLAEHWQSLKWLTGFSGSAGTAVVTKTQAGMWTDFRYWIQAAAQLDSFELFRQGDTDVPAFDQWLTHTLSTNDRIALDGKMVSAAQADRLKKEFSQKGIVLDTTMDLVSDLWQDQPPMPRSPAFELDVVYAGEARKEKFARIRKKMADYNADYHVLAALDDIAWTFNLRGEDIHSNPVNLAFALITMDKISLFIDPAKVSPALGAALKTDGVALFGYNAFYETIQNLNKKYRVLLDPERISDFIYQAIDKRLDIIKHSNPSVMFKCLKNKVEISHIRETAVKDGRAVVNFLHWLNTSNTPKTEISAAEQLLNFRKEQDAFIHPSFDSIMAFKEHSAICHYSADADTDRPLSPDAMFLTDSGGNYLTGTTDITRTVHLGSPTTHEIRDYTLVLKAHIAVATARFPTTARGYQIDAMARRNLWQQGLDFGHGTGHGVGFFLCVHEGPARLSALPVDIALGPGMLLTNEPGLYREGQYGIRLENMILVIEDKETQFGKFLKFENITFCHFERSLMDKNMLSFAEINWINDYHQMVYERLAPGLDAPVRQWLGYKTKPL; translated from the coding sequence TTGAATACACAAGATAAACTTTGCCTGCTGCGAAGGAAGATGGATGAGGCCGGTGTCAGTGCCGTGATCATTCTCAATGCAGACCCCCATCAAAGTGAATACCTGGCCGAACACTGGCAGTCCCTGAAATGGCTGACCGGATTTTCCGGTTCTGCCGGTACGGCTGTGGTCACAAAAACACAGGCGGGAATGTGGACGGATTTTCGCTATTGGATCCAGGCCGCTGCCCAGTTGGACAGTTTTGAACTTTTCAGGCAGGGCGATACGGATGTCCCTGCCTTTGACCAATGGCTGACCCATACGTTGTCCACCAATGACCGCATTGCCCTGGATGGAAAAATGGTGTCCGCAGCCCAGGCCGACAGGCTGAAAAAAGAATTTTCACAAAAGGGCATTGTTTTAGACACCACTATGGACCTGGTCTCCGATCTGTGGCAGGATCAACCGCCCATGCCCAGGAGCCCGGCCTTTGAGCTGGATGTCGTCTATGCGGGTGAAGCCCGGAAAGAAAAATTTGCTCGCATACGCAAAAAAATGGCTGATTATAATGCTGATTACCATGTACTGGCCGCCTTAGATGATATTGCCTGGACCTTTAATCTCAGGGGAGAAGACATTCACTCTAATCCGGTGAACCTGGCCTTTGCCCTAATCACCATGGATAAAATCAGTTTATTCATTGATCCTGCCAAGGTCAGTCCGGCACTCGGGGCAGCCCTTAAGACGGATGGCGTTGCATTATTTGGCTACAACGCTTTTTACGAAACAATTCAGAATCTGAACAAAAAATATAGGGTACTGCTTGATCCCGAAAGAATTTCAGATTTTATTTACCAGGCCATAGATAAACGTTTGGATATCATTAAGCATTCAAACCCTTCGGTAATGTTTAAATGCCTGAAAAATAAAGTTGAAATCTCCCATATCCGTGAGACTGCCGTCAAAGACGGACGAGCCGTGGTCAATTTTCTGCACTGGCTTAACACAAGTAATACGCCCAAAACTGAAATTTCAGCCGCAGAACAACTTTTGAATTTTCGCAAAGAACAGGATGCCTTTATCCACCCCTCCTTTGACTCTATTATGGCATTTAAGGAACATTCAGCCATCTGCCATTACAGTGCCGACGCTGATACGGATCGGCCCTTAAGTCCTGATGCCATGTTTCTCACCGATTCCGGGGGCAATTACCTGACCGGTACCACGGACATTACACGCACGGTGCACTTAGGATCACCGACAACCCACGAAATCCGGGATTACACCCTGGTACTCAAAGCCCACATTGCCGTTGCAACGGCACGCTTTCCCACCACAGCCAGGGGGTACCAAATAGATGCCATGGCACGCCGGAATTTATGGCAGCAGGGACTTGACTTTGGGCACGGTACAGGCCATGGGGTGGGGTTTTTCCTTTGCGTGCACGAAGGTCCGGCACGGTTAAGCGCACTTCCCGTGGATATCGCGCTTGGACCCGGCATGCTTTTGACCAACGAGCCCGGCCTTTACCGGGAAGGACAGTACGGAATCCGGCTTGAAAACATGATTCTTGTCATCGAAGACAAGGAAACGCAGTTCGGCAAATTTTTAAAATTTGAGAACATAACCTTTTGCCATTTTGAACGCAGCCTTATGGATAAAAACATGCTGAGCTTCGCGGAGATAAACTGGATCAATGATTATCATCAGATGGTTTATGAACGGCTGGCACCGGGTCTTGATGCCCCGGTCCGGCAATGGCTTGGATATAAGACCAAACCTCTTTGA
- a CDS encoding TIGR00730 family Rossman fold protein: MQKICVFCGSSDGGRPEYRQAAAALGHAMVVKDIDLVYGGGSVGLMGTLADTVLNGGGRVTGVIPEPLINREISHPGLTELVVVGSMHERKFMMADLSDGFIALPGGIGTMDELFEILSWSHLGIHKKPCALLNVVGYYDHLNAFMQHGVDQGFIRKEMETKLIIKEDPKALLDLFLDS, translated from the coding sequence ATGCAGAAAATATGTGTATTCTGCGGTTCCAGTGACGGGGGCCGTCCTGAATACCGGCAGGCCGCAGCAGCCCTTGGTCATGCCATGGTGGTAAAGGATATTGACCTGGTTTACGGCGGTGGCAGTGTGGGGCTTATGGGCACACTGGCTGACACCGTTCTTAACGGCGGTGGCAGGGTCACAGGCGTTATTCCCGAACCCCTGATCAACCGGGAAATCAGCCATCCTGGCTTAACAGAGCTTGTGGTTGTGGGGTCCATGCATGAAAGAAAGTTCATGATGGCTGATCTGTCGGACGGGTTTATTGCACTGCCCGGCGGTATCGGCACCATGGACGAACTTTTTGAAATACTGAGTTGGTCCCATCTTGGGATTCATAAAAAGCCATGTGCATTACTCAACGTGGTCGGATATTATGATCATTTGAATGCGTTTATGCAGCATGGCGTCGATCAGGGATTCATTAGAAAAGAGATGGAAACAAAACTCATTATTAAAGAAGACCCCAAGGCGCTGCTGGATTTGTTCCTGGACAGTTAA
- a CDS encoding RnfABCDGE type electron transport complex subunit B: MMISLGIAGASMLVMAVIFSYILGWANKKFMVEVDPKIEAVREALPGANCGGCGYLGCSDYAVAIVMDNDPVNKCTVGGKACAKEIAGIMGVDVGDMVPMHAIVHCNAPLSSRLGLTQYMGEQRCASAQQVAGVQACTFGCLGFGDCVQACNYDAIHIVDGLAQVDYEKCIGCGACAKACPRGIISIEGFREETIPVVACSNKDKAKDAKAVCKNACVGCKACAKVSDLFTISENLSKCSYDDYSVQKREEAMKAIEKCPTGCIHFVGTQVE; this comes from the coding sequence ATGATGATTTCCCTTGGTATTGCTGGCGCGAGTATGCTGGTTATGGCTGTGATATTTTCCTATATCCTGGGGTGGGCCAATAAAAAATTTATGGTTGAGGTGGACCCTAAAATCGAGGCGGTCAGGGAAGCACTTCCCGGTGCAAACTGCGGGGGATGCGGTTATCTTGGGTGCAGCGACTATGCGGTTGCCATCGTCATGGACAATGATCCTGTGAACAAATGCACGGTGGGCGGCAAGGCCTGTGCCAAAGAGATTGCCGGTATCATGGGTGTTGATGTAGGCGATATGGTGCCCATGCATGCCATCGTCCATTGCAACGCACCATTGTCCAGTCGATTAGGGCTGACCCAATACATGGGAGAACAGCGGTGCGCATCTGCCCAGCAAGTGGCCGGCGTCCAGGCCTGCACCTTTGGGTGCCTTGGGTTTGGCGACTGTGTTCAGGCCTGTAATTACGACGCCATTCATATCGTAGACGGCCTTGCCCAAGTGGACTATGAAAAATGTATCGGTTGCGGTGCCTGCGCCAAGGCTTGCCCGAGAGGTATCATTTCCATTGAAGGGTTCAGGGAAGAGACCATTCCTGTGGTGGCCTGTTCCAATAAAGATAAGGCAAAGGATGCCAAAGCCGTATGTAAAAATGCATGCGTTGGATGCAAAGCCTGTGCAAAGGTGTCAGATCTTTTCACCATCTCGGAGAATCTGTCTAAATGCAGTTATGATGACTATTCAGTCCAAAAACGTGAAGAGGCCATGAAGGCCATTGAAAAATGCCCCACTGGATGCATTCATTTCGTGGGAACCCAGGTGGAATAA
- a CDS encoding electron transport complex protein RnfA gives MDYFVDILLIALSASIINNFIFYYFVGICPFVGVSKKVEMAFGMGCAVTFVMSIAAFLSWSITVFVLIPGAPVSAFIAGFFTTPEAAAQIDLTVLSYIVYIFAIASSVQFVEMYVRKFFPPLYRSFGVFLPLITTNCAILFACLTIMNHVAGVDNPKEMWDLGRAMTLALFGGLGFTIAIVIMAGIREELELCDIPKPFEGAAITLVIGGILAIAFMGFTGVDSGVKKALRPSPQVSQAVAQGESVALLDIKDCNIQGVIMP, from the coding sequence ATGGACTATTTTGTGGATATCCTGCTGATTGCCCTATCAGCTTCGATAATTAACAACTTTATATTTTATTACTTTGTGGGTATCTGCCCGTTTGTGGGAGTGTCCAAGAAGGTTGAGATGGCCTTTGGCATGGGATGTGCTGTGACCTTTGTCATGAGTATTGCCGCATTCCTTTCCTGGAGCATCACGGTTTTTGTACTGATTCCAGGCGCACCGGTGTCAGCTTTTATTGCCGGTTTTTTTACCACGCCTGAAGCAGCCGCGCAAATTGATCTGACAGTGCTCAGTTACATTGTATATATTTTTGCCATTGCCTCTTCGGTTCAGTTTGTGGAGATGTATGTCAGAAAATTTTTTCCGCCGCTTTACCGGTCCTTCGGGGTGTTTCTACCTCTAATTACAACTAATTGTGCCATCCTTTTTGCTTGCCTGACCATTATGAACCATGTGGCGGGCGTTGATAACCCCAAAGAGATGTGGGACTTGGGACGAGCCATGACTTTGGCCCTTTTTGGTGGACTGGGATTCACCATTGCCATCGTGATTATGGCGGGTATTCGGGAAGAACTGGAACTTTGCGATATTCCTAAACCCTTTGAAGGGGCTGCCATTACCTTGGTCATTGGAGGGATTTTAGCCATTGCCTTCATGGGATTTACCGGTGTGGATTCAGGCGTTAAAAAGGCATTACGTCCTTCGCCCCAGGTTTCCCAGGCTGTAGCGCAAGGGGAGAGTGTTGCCCTGCTTGATATTAAAGACTGTAACATCCAGGGAGTAATAATGCCATGA
- the rsxE gene encoding electron transport complex subunit RsxE: protein MADQPTAIERFIQGILPENPVYRQLLGLCPTLAVTNGMKPALTMAVSVAFVLVCANVVISLIRNLLKPHLRIVVFTLTIATFVTVADRVLAAYLFQMSKTLGPYIPLIIVNCLIICRCEVCASKQNPFTAAADGLGQALGFGLALASIAAVREILGTGMLMGFRVLPALWPDWVIMVLPPGAFITLGLLLGLVNYIDFKREEARK from the coding sequence ATGGCTGATCAACCCACAGCGATAGAGAGATTTATACAGGGGATTCTGCCCGAGAACCCCGTCTACCGGCAGCTTCTTGGGCTCTGTCCCACCCTGGCTGTTACCAACGGCATGAAGCCGGCGTTAACCATGGCCGTTTCTGTGGCTTTTGTTCTGGTCTGTGCCAATGTTGTGATCAGCTTGATCCGGAACCTGTTAAAACCCCATCTGCGGATCGTGGTTTTTACTCTGACCATTGCTACCTTTGTAACGGTGGCGGACAGGGTTCTGGCCGCATATCTGTTCCAGATGAGTAAAACCCTTGGCCCCTATATCCCGTTGATCATTGTTAACTGCCTGATCATCTGCCGGTGTGAGGTGTGTGCGTCCAAGCAGAATCCATTTACCGCAGCGGCCGACGGCCTGGGCCAGGCCCTTGGATTTGGGCTGGCACTGGCAAGTATTGCTGCGGTCAGGGAAATTCTGGGTACAGGGATGCTCATGGGATTCAGGGTTCTGCCGGCTTTATGGCCGGACTGGGTCATCATGGTTCTGCCCCCCGGTGCATTCATTACGCTGGGGCTGTTGTTGGGACTGGTGAACTATATTGATTTTAAACGGGAGGAAGCCCGTAAATGA
- a CDS encoding FMN-binding protein, which produces MSLKNSNLAQAWLVLLLATLFGTALAGIQVKLGPVIEANKIKETMAKIPVLVLGDDLAAELAADNQSLTIKSRVVEVNKNGTTKFYTVYDAWLPEGKMVGHVVKADGQGYADKIELLVGLDAQGKSITGLFVLDQKETPGLGAKILEDAWRGQFKEKSTEKHLSVVKGSGAKEDEIDAISGATISSKSVTGIVNTTLANVASQLQVTDSPENNKTPAVQNKEPGKNKERS; this is translated from the coding sequence ATGTCATTGAAAAACAGTAACTTGGCTCAAGCCTGGTTGGTACTTCTCCTTGCCACCCTGTTTGGCACCGCCCTTGCTGGCATCCAGGTAAAACTCGGGCCTGTGATTGAGGCGAACAAGATCAAAGAGACCATGGCAAAAATCCCCGTACTGGTGCTTGGAGATGATTTGGCTGCCGAGCTTGCCGCCGACAACCAGTCCCTGACCATCAAATCACGGGTGGTTGAAGTAAATAAAAACGGAACCACCAAATTTTACACCGTGTATGATGCCTGGCTGCCGGAAGGGAAAATGGTTGGACATGTGGTTAAAGCCGATGGCCAGGGATATGCAGATAAGATTGAGTTGCTGGTGGGACTTGATGCCCAGGGCAAAAGTATTACAGGGCTTTTTGTTCTGGACCAGAAAGAGACGCCCGGCCTGGGCGCCAAGATCCTGGAAGATGCCTGGCGAGGCCAGTTCAAAGAAAAATCTACGGAAAAACATCTTTCCGTTGTTAAAGGGAGCGGGGCCAAAGAAGATGAGATCGACGCCATTTCCGGCGCCACCATTTCTTCAAAAAGTGTGACCGGCATCGTTAATACGACCCTTGCCAATGTGGCATCTCAGCTTCAGGTTACTGACAGCCCTGAAAATAACAAAACCCCGGCTGTTCAAAACAAAGAACCCGGTAAAAATAAGGAGCGTTCCTGA
- a CDS encoding RnfABCDGE type electron transport complex subunit D, whose product MSDTNRQIDSAMSHENRPGRKPPFIHVAPSPHISDSRASTQRMMVDVIIGLSPAIVVSLYLFRFYALKQILVCVAVCLAAEYLFVRMRGKFFTLKDCSAIVTGIILGLSMPGSAPWFVGALASVVGIGIGKIIFGGVGMNIFNPAMVGRAFVMIAFAQLMGAGAYENVTGLVDAVSGATPLSALKFNGVHTGIAPLFMGVTNGSVGEVSAIACIIGGLYLIYRKTASWQIPASILITVALIAAITDIAGGYQGVFLLHHLFAGALMFGAFFIATDPVTSPLTAKGKMIFGVGTGCLIMVIRLFSGYPEGVMFAVLIMNAMTPLINRWTIPQPMGQREA is encoded by the coding sequence GTGTCAGACACAAATAGACAGATAGATTCAGCCATGTCGCATGAAAACAGGCCCGGGCGAAAGCCGCCCTTCATCCACGTGGCCCCGTCCCCGCATATTTCAGATAGCAGGGCGAGCACACAAAGGATGATGGTCGATGTGATCATTGGGCTGTCACCTGCCATTGTCGTATCTCTTTATTTATTTCGGTTTTATGCCCTTAAACAGATTCTTGTTTGTGTGGCGGTCTGCCTTGCTGCGGAATATCTCTTTGTCCGAATGAGGGGCAAATTTTTTACGTTAAAAGATTGCTCCGCCATAGTTACGGGCATCATTTTAGGCCTTTCCATGCCGGGGTCAGCCCCCTGGTTTGTGGGGGCTTTAGCCTCGGTCGTCGGCATCGGGATCGGCAAGATCATATTCGGCGGCGTTGGCATGAACATATTCAATCCTGCCATGGTTGGGCGGGCTTTTGTCATGATTGCCTTTGCACAGCTCATGGGGGCAGGTGCCTATGAAAATGTAACTGGACTGGTGGATGCCGTGTCCGGGGCAACACCGTTGAGTGCATTGAAGTTCAATGGCGTTCATACCGGTATTGCTCCATTGTTTATGGGTGTTACCAACGGGTCCGTCGGTGAGGTGAGTGCCATTGCCTGCATTATAGGGGGGCTTTATCTGATTTATAGAAAAACCGCTTCCTGGCAGATTCCTGCAAGTATTTTGATAACCGTTGCCCTGATCGCGGCAATTACGGACATCGCAGGGGGATATCAAGGGGTGTTCCTGTTGCACCATCTGTTTGCAGGCGCACTGATGTTTGGTGCATTTTTCATTGCCACGGATCCCGTGACATCTCCGTTAACTGCTAAAGGGAAAATGATTTTCGGCGTGGGTACCGGTTGTCTGATCATGGTTATCCGCCTTTTTTCCGGTTATCCGGAAGGTGTGATGTTTGCCGTGCTGATCATGAATGCTATGACCCCGCTGATCAACCGCTGGACCATTCCCCAACCCATGGGACAAAGGGAGGCATGA